One Deltaproteobacteria bacterium genomic region harbors:
- a CDS encoding segregation/condensation protein A, which translates to MQSREIADENAVAAPEEGGTPGAPGGLQVPSDLRLNVQLPIFEGPLDLLLHLVREHKLDILDIPISFITDRYVEMLEKMQELNLDVAGEYLLMAATLAHIKSRMLLPRPEPEAEDEEEEGDPRNDLVRRLLAYQKYREAANMLSRQDLLGRDVFARTSTPGPLPLDPGELGLREVSVFKLIEGLDSVLKRVRPEVAHEVMREEVSVADRISSLVERLREERNLSFLALFDDATTQTRIIATFLALLEMAKLGLARIQQAVEGEENAGEIFIAAAEGLLDRDDVTPTSVDEYR; encoded by the coding sequence ATGCAAAGCCGAGAGATCGCTGACGAGAACGCCGTCGCCGCCCCGGAAGAGGGCGGCACGCCGGGGGCGCCGGGGGGACTGCAGGTGCCAAGTGACCTGCGCCTGAACGTCCAGCTCCCCATCTTCGAGGGTCCCCTGGACCTGCTCCTCCACCTGGTGCGGGAGCACAAGCTCGACATCCTCGACATCCCCATCTCCTTCATCACCGACCGCTACGTCGAGATGCTGGAGAAGATGCAGGAGCTGAACCTGGACGTGGCCGGCGAGTACCTGCTGATGGCCGCCACCCTGGCGCACATCAAGAGCCGGATGCTCCTGCCGCGGCCGGAGCCGGAGGCCGAAGACGAGGAGGAGGAGGGGGATCCCCGCAACGACCTCGTCCGGCGGCTGCTCGCCTACCAGAAGTACCGGGAGGCCGCGAACATGCTCTCCCGGCAGGACCTGCTGGGCCGGGACGTCTTCGCCCGCACCAGCACCCCGGGCCCGCTCCCGCTGGATCCCGGCGAGCTCGGGCTGCGCGAGGTGAGCGTCTTCAAGCTCATCGAGGGCCTCGACTCCGTCCTCAAGCGCGTGCGCCCCGAGGTGGCCCACGAGGTGATGCGGGAGGAGGTCTCGGTGGCCGACCGGATCTCCAGCCTCGTCGAGCGCCTGCGCGAGGAGCGGAACCTCAGTTTCCTGGCGCTCTTCGACGACGCCACCACCCAGACCCGGATCATCGCGACCTTCCTCGCCCTGCTGGAGATGGCCAAGCTGGGCCTCGCCCGCATCCAGCAGGCCGTCGAGGGGGAGGAGAACGCCGGCGAGATCTTCATCGCCGCAGCCGAGGGGCTCCTCGATCGCGACGACGTCACCCCCACCTCCGTGGACGAATACCGTTGA
- the scpB gene encoding SMC-Scp complex subunit ScpB: MSTKSESATAVVEEKLEEQQDAAAPEAKSEVEAAPEVEAEAVPAVEAEAEPEVEAEVAAEAEAEAEAEAEAEAEAEPEADAEAEAEDGSEADELDSSDEESDGESDEPGKPDAAERLAAAAERMSDEEVKNTLESLLLVADKPLTAQRIREVTGLTPTRIREGFETLGGIYRDGVCGIVLHEVAGGWQLRTCASTASAVKRLLQVKPHRLTRAALETLSIVAYRQPVTRPEVEEIRGVDSGAVMRALLERDLVQVIGKKEEPGRPLLYGTTRAFLEFFDLKDLASLPTLREFHALDEEHERIVEERYPEEEHPQAILDDLGDESPLEEHRSEDEDALDALDDALRDTRRRDRALRRVLTPNDPEPELPEDEEAGEGELAEAEAAPPPESPPEESV; this comes from the coding sequence TTGAGCACGAAGTCAGAGAGCGCCACCGCCGTGGTGGAAGAGAAGCTCGAGGAGCAGCAGGACGCCGCCGCGCCCGAGGCGAAGAGCGAGGTCGAGGCTGCGCCCGAGGTCGAGGCGGAGGCCGTGCCGGCGGTCGAGGCGGAGGCGGAGCCCGAGGTCGAGGCGGAGGTCGCGGCTGAAGCTGAGGCTGAAGCTGAGGCTGAAGCTGAGGCTGAAGCTGAGGCGGAGCCGGAGGCTGACGCTGAGGCGGAGGCGGAAGACGGGTCCGAGGCGGACGAGCTGGATTCCTCCGACGAGGAGTCCGATGGGGAGTCCGATGAGCCCGGAAAGCCGGACGCCGCGGAGCGGCTGGCCGCGGCGGCGGAGCGGATGAGCGACGAGGAGGTGAAGAACACCCTCGAGTCGCTCCTCCTGGTCGCCGACAAGCCGCTGACCGCCCAGCGCATCCGCGAGGTCACCGGCCTGACGCCGACCCGGATCCGCGAGGGCTTCGAGACCCTCGGGGGCATCTACCGGGACGGGGTCTGCGGCATCGTCCTCCACGAGGTCGCCGGAGGGTGGCAGCTGCGGACCTGCGCCTCGACCGCCTCCGCGGTGAAGCGCCTCCTGCAGGTGAAGCCCCACCGGCTCACCCGGGCGGCCCTCGAGACCCTCTCCATCGTCGCCTACCGCCAGCCGGTGACCCGGCCCGAGGTCGAGGAGATCCGGGGCGTCGACTCCGGTGCGGTGATGCGGGCCCTCCTCGAGCGGGATCTGGTCCAGGTCATCGGCAAGAAGGAGGAGCCCGGCCGGCCCCTCCTCTATGGCACCACCCGGGCCTTCCTCGAGTTCTTCGACCTGAAGGACCTGGCCTCCCTGCCGACCCTGCGCGAGTTCCACGCCCTCGACGAGGAGCACGAGCGGATCGTCGAGGAGCGCTACCCGGAGGAGGAGCATCCCCAGGCGATCCTCGACGACCTCGGCGACGAGTCTCCCCTCGAGGAGCACCGCAGCGAGGACGAGGACGCCCTCGATGCGCTCGACGACGCCCTGCGCGACACCCGCCGGCGGGATCGGGCCCTGCGACGGGTCCTCACCCCGAACGATCCGGAGCCGGAGCTTCCCGAGGACGAGGAGGCGGGGGAGGGCGAGCTGGCCGAGGCCGAGGCCGCGCCGCCGCCCGAGAGCCCGCCGGAGGAGAGCGTGTAG
- a CDS encoding pseudouridine synthase — MSGRDDEQREGERGERLQKVLARAGVASRRSSEKLIISGKVTVNGEVVRELGSRVAPGDEVRVEGTRISAEGHRYYLLYKPRGMVTTLSDPEGRPCVGELCADLPVRVFPVGRLDFDGEGLLLLTNDGALAEKAMHPRFHVPRIYEVKVRGVPGPDALERMVAGVRLDDGRARALEASLLRRTKTNTWVKVVVAEGRQHLVKRLCAAVGHPVQRLKRVQVGELALGELKPGQVREISAAQAGMATLEGTVGPAGPRPGPRPDSGPASRAAPRPAGKESRLPTSRGGPKPAPRPAGKASKRPAAKGGSKPAPRPAGKAGQKPASKSGAKPASKPRRPGGKGRGLRGLTTVLFLLLASQLSACADDVASASKKLSEDGSALIRAAAAERLGELGGAEALRVLTAEGLKDDAPRVRAASIRALEKQNNARLIDLFGDLLFDPAAEVQLAAAQALAARGDARSRRTLELAYGRAPLDSRLAIAAALTGAGVEPERAIAEWSERQLNSLLAAVRSDSVAERMGAAEQLGRSGTPEAVAALMPMLADRSVGVAASAARGLGWAGDPRAVSLLAALLDEPYPVLRRDAAQALRRIGSLEALPALAAAVKAVDDPTAVVYVQAIRALSGGAEGDESDGAEALCQALLDAPGPRSATLAAQTLVQRGGSCDAAAALHARLGGRDANLHAALAAIESLRGAGMDARQLARVADLLEDDDPRVVGEALAALAATEPEQRAEQARQTLAELLEGQRLAREEWVPGTLPTRNAWAVSEEELEAHREQETTFDDAYSLVGMETGANYRKRFDELIDRVAVLRAEREADEAARKGLGVVDVDSVAARNREALTGDVVASRVELVDDRPPELEARLAAACRAVGWAGSPADAPALVEALRTNGPEVQRAAAEALERLGPEVAPAVMPVLEVVVTTEVMAPLARLLDAAKTPAAELAALLPRVQETGRAPLLETLGNRGGNEAEALLIEALGSTVTAGAAATALGHLGTPAGLAALEQHVRDEHSRGRVQAFRALAARGSTPERAETLGQGLHDRDPEVRGVAAAALAGRQGPTQVWVDALRKDYDIMVRRALEEEGARRDEEGSTP; from the coding sequence ATGAGCGGCCGGGACGACGAGCAGCGTGAGGGCGAGCGAGGGGAGCGCCTGCAGAAGGTGCTCGCCCGGGCCGGAGTAGCCTCTCGGCGCAGCTCCGAAAAGCTCATCATTTCCGGCAAGGTCACGGTGAACGGTGAGGTGGTTCGTGAGCTTGGGTCGCGGGTCGCGCCGGGCGACGAGGTCCGGGTCGAGGGGACGCGGATCTCGGCCGAGGGCCACCGCTACTACCTCCTGTACAAGCCCCGCGGGATGGTCACCACCCTCAGCGATCCCGAGGGCCGCCCCTGCGTGGGAGAGCTCTGCGCCGACCTCCCGGTGCGGGTCTTCCCCGTCGGCCGCCTCGACTTCGACGGCGAGGGGCTGCTGCTGCTGACCAACGACGGCGCGCTCGCCGAGAAGGCGATGCACCCGCGCTTCCACGTCCCTCGCATCTACGAGGTGAAGGTCCGCGGCGTCCCGGGCCCCGACGCCCTCGAGCGGATGGTGGCCGGCGTGCGCCTCGACGACGGCCGCGCGCGGGCGCTGGAGGCGAGCCTGCTCCGGCGCACGAAGACCAACACCTGGGTGAAGGTGGTGGTCGCCGAGGGGCGGCAGCACCTGGTCAAGCGCCTCTGCGCGGCGGTGGGCCACCCGGTGCAGCGCCTGAAGCGGGTGCAGGTCGGCGAGCTGGCCCTGGGCGAGCTGAAGCCCGGACAGGTCCGGGAGATCAGCGCCGCGCAGGCCGGGATGGCCACCCTCGAGGGGACCGTGGGCCCGGCGGGTCCGAGGCCCGGACCGCGGCCGGACTCCGGACCGGCCTCGAGAGCGGCGCCCAGGCCGGCCGGCAAGGAGAGCAGGCTGCCCACCTCGAGGGGCGGCCCGAAGCCGGCGCCCCGGCCGGCCGGCAAGGCGAGCAAGCGGCCCGCCGCGAAGGGCGGCTCGAAGCCGGCGCCCCGGCCGGCCGGCAAGGCGGGCCAGAAGCCCGCCTCGAAGAGCGGCGCGAAGCCGGCCTCGAAGCCCCGGCGACCGGGCGGAAAGGGGCGGGGGCTGCGGGGCCTGACCACGGTGCTCTTCCTGCTCCTGGCGAGCCAGCTCAGCGCCTGCGCCGACGACGTGGCGAGCGCCAGCAAGAAGCTCTCCGAGGACGGCTCGGCCCTGATCCGCGCCGCGGCCGCGGAGCGCCTCGGCGAGCTCGGCGGCGCGGAGGCCCTGCGGGTGCTGACCGCCGAGGGCCTGAAGGACGACGCGCCGCGGGTGCGCGCGGCCTCGATCCGCGCCCTGGAGAAGCAGAACAACGCCCGCCTGATCGACCTCTTCGGCGACCTCCTCTTCGATCCGGCGGCCGAGGTGCAGCTCGCCGCGGCCCAGGCCCTGGCGGCCCGGGGCGACGCGCGCTCGCGGCGGACCCTCGAGCTGGCCTACGGGCGGGCGCCCCTGGACAGCCGCCTGGCCATCGCCGCGGCCCTCACCGGGGCCGGGGTGGAGCCCGAGCGGGCGATCGCCGAGTGGTCCGAGCGGCAGCTCAACAGCCTGCTGGCCGCCGTGCGCTCCGACTCCGTGGCCGAGCGCATGGGCGCGGCCGAGCAGCTCGGGCGCTCGGGCACCCCCGAGGCCGTGGCCGCCCTGATGCCGATGCTCGCGGACCGCAGCGTGGGGGTCGCCGCCTCCGCCGCCCGCGGGCTGGGCTGGGCGGGTGATCCGCGGGCGGTGAGCCTCCTCGCCGCGCTGCTGGACGAGCCCTATCCGGTGCTGCGGCGGGACGCCGCCCAGGCCCTCCGGCGCATCGGGAGCCTCGAGGCCCTCCCGGCCCTGGCCGCCGCGGTGAAGGCCGTGGACGACCCCACGGCGGTGGTCTACGTGCAGGCCATCCGGGCGCTCTCGGGCGGCGCGGAGGGGGACGAGAGCGACGGCGCCGAGGCCCTCTGCCAGGCGCTCCTCGACGCTCCGGGGCCCCGCTCGGCGACCCTCGCCGCGCAGACCCTCGTCCAGCGAGGAGGGAGCTGCGACGCGGCGGCCGCGCTCCACGCCCGCCTCGGCGGCAGGGACGCCAACCTCCACGCGGCCCTGGCTGCCATCGAGTCGCTCCGCGGGGCGGGGATGGACGCCCGGCAGCTCGCGCGCGTCGCGGACCTCCTCGAGGACGACGATCCCCGGGTGGTGGGAGAGGCCCTCGCCGCCCTGGCCGCCACCGAGCCCGAGCAGCGGGCCGAGCAGGCGCGCCAGACCCTGGCCGAGCTGCTCGAGGGGCAGCGCCTGGCCCGGGAGGAGTGGGTCCCCGGGACCCTGCCGACCCGCAACGCCTGGGCGGTCTCCGAAGAGGAGCTCGAGGCTCACCGGGAGCAGGAGACCACCTTCGACGACGCCTACTCCCTGGTCGGGATGGAGACCGGCGCGAACTACCGCAAGCGCTTCGACGAGCTGATCGATCGGGTCGCCGTCCTGCGCGCCGAGCGAGAGGCCGACGAGGCCGCCCGCAAGGGGCTGGGCGTGGTCGACGTGGACAGCGTCGCGGCCCGGAACCGCGAGGCCCTCACCGGTGACGTGGTCGCCTCGCGGGTCGAGCTGGTCGACGATCGGCCGCCCGAGCTGGAGGCGCGGCTCGCGGCCGCCTGCCGGGCGGTGGGCTGGGCCGGCTCTCCCGCCGACGCCCCGGCCCTGGTCGAGGCCCTGCGGACGAACGGCCCGGAGGTCCAGCGCGCCGCCGCCGAGGCCCTGGAGCGGCTGGGCCCGGAGGTGGCGCCCGCCGTGATGCCGGTCCTGGAGGTGGTGGTCACCACCGAGGTGATGGCGCCCCTGGCGCGGCTCCTGGACGCCGCGAAGACCCCGGCGGCCGAGCTGGCGGCCCTCCTGCCCCGGGTGCAGGAGACCGGCCGCGCGCCGCTGCTGGAGACCCTCGGCAACCGGGGCGGCAACGAGGCGGAGGCCCTGCTGATCGAGGCCCTCGGCTCGACCGTCACCGCTGGCGCCGCCGCGACCGCGCTGGGCCACCTGGGGACCCCCGCCGGCCTGGCCGCGCTGGAGCAGCACGTGCGGGACGAGCACAGCCGGGGCCGGGTCCAGGCCTTCCGGGCGCTCGCCGCGAGGGGCTCGACCCCGGAGCGGGCCGAGACCCTGGGCCAGGGCCTGCACGATCGGGATCCGGAGGTCCGCGGCGTGGCGGCCGCCGCGCTGGCCGGCCGCCAGGGACCCACGCAGGTCTGGGTCGATGCACTGCGCAAGGACTATGACATCATGGTCCGGCGGGCTCTCGAGGAGGAGGGTGCGCGCCGGGACGAGGAGGGGAGCACCCCGTGA
- a CDS encoding cyclic nucleotide-binding domain-containing protein: MTVDTNRARKLKDKAVRFYAKGKYDKALIAYMEVVKADPRDLSSRLRLGDLYKRLGESEKAIRVYGEVADFYAKDGFLLKAIAACKLILEVDAGHTDTQSLLAELYASKYGKPMPAAAAPAAPAPAAAPAPAPAPAPAAAAPVPVPAPAPAAYESLDPPMEALDPPMELADEVAPSFGEIELEVGGEDDDEDEILIDLDALGDEEIDVSEVEPPPMIAAPAPKELPTIPLFSDLPQDAFITLMERMTLRRLMPGDVVIRQGETGDSFFVVVGGTLKVYREVDGQAIELARLGDGHFFGEMALLSEDPRSATVEAVDEAEVFELSAGLLTELTGRFPSVEEALQRFYRQRLVTNTLASSPLFRPFDKEQRRELLGRFTALEVPPGEVVVEEGKQSEGIYLLVVGEVAVTRGTGFEEVTLARLTQGQIFGEMSLINGTAAGATVRAIRPCTILRLPETAFRELMMTHPQILEVASELTAERERQNAALTGGGGMEIDEDGLLLF; encoded by the coding sequence GTGACAGTCGACACCAACCGGGCGAGGAAGCTGAAGGACAAGGCCGTCCGCTTCTACGCCAAGGGCAAATACGACAAGGCCCTGATCGCCTACATGGAGGTGGTCAAGGCCGACCCGAGGGATCTCTCCAGCCGGCTGCGGCTGGGTGATCTCTACAAGCGGCTGGGGGAGAGCGAGAAGGCGATCCGGGTCTACGGGGAGGTCGCCGACTTCTACGCCAAGGACGGCTTCCTCCTGAAGGCCATCGCGGCCTGCAAGCTGATCCTGGAGGTGGACGCGGGCCACACCGACACCCAGTCGCTCCTCGCCGAGCTCTACGCCAGCAAGTACGGCAAGCCGATGCCCGCCGCCGCCGCGCCTGCCGCGCCGGCGCCCGCTGCTGCGCCCGCGCCTGCGCCTGCGCCTGCGCCGGCCGCCGCGGCGCCGGTGCCGGTCCCCGCGCCGGCCCCCGCCGCGTACGAGTCGCTCGATCCTCCAATGGAGGCCCTCGATCCCCCGATGGAGCTCGCCGACGAGGTCGCGCCCAGCTTCGGCGAGATCGAGCTGGAGGTCGGCGGCGAGGACGACGACGAGGACGAGATCCTCATCGATCTCGACGCCCTCGGCGACGAGGAGATCGATGTCTCCGAGGTCGAGCCGCCCCCGATGATCGCGGCGCCGGCCCCCAAGGAGCTGCCGACGATCCCGCTCTTCTCCGATCTGCCCCAGGACGCCTTCATCACCCTGATGGAGCGGATGACCCTGCGCCGGCTGATGCCCGGCGACGTGGTGATCCGGCAGGGAGAGACCGGCGACTCCTTCTTCGTGGTCGTCGGTGGCACCCTCAAGGTCTACCGGGAGGTGGACGGGCAGGCGATCGAGCTGGCCCGCCTCGGCGACGGCCACTTCTTCGGCGAGATGGCCCTGCTCTCCGAGGATCCGCGCTCGGCCACCGTCGAGGCGGTCGACGAGGCCGAGGTCTTCGAGCTCTCGGCCGGGCTCCTCACCGAGCTCACCGGCCGCTTCCCCTCGGTGGAGGAGGCCCTCCAGCGCTTCTACCGTCAGCGCCTGGTGACCAACACCCTGGCCTCCTCGCCGCTCTTCCGGCCCTTCGACAAGGAGCAGCGCCGGGAGCTCCTCGGCCGCTTCACGGCCCTCGAGGTCCCGCCGGGCGAGGTCGTGGTGGAGGAGGGGAAGCAGTCCGAGGGCATCTACCTGCTCGTCGTGGGGGAGGTCGCCGTGACCCGGGGCACGGGCTTCGAGGAGGTCACCCTGGCGCGCCTGACCCAGGGGCAGATCTTCGGCGAGATGAGCCTCATCAACGGCACCGCCGCCGGGGCCACCGTCCGGGCCATCCGGCCCTGCACCATCCTGCGCCTCCCCGAGACGGCCTTCCGGGAGCTGATGATGACCCACCCCCAGATCCTGGAGGTGGCGAGCGAGCTCACCGCCGAGCGCGAGCGGCAGAACGCCGCCCTCACCGGGGGCGGCGGCATGGAGATCGACGAGGACGGGCTCCTGCTCTTCTGA
- a CDS encoding general secretion pathway protein GspE yields MSTGQPKLRLGELLIAAGVLDETHLNAALAEQRKWGGKLGRVLVDMKLVSEDLMVKALSRQLGLPRIDLDTQQLPQAVTQVLGVDVCERYGVFPVGVDRQRRAIQIAAADPTNYEALDEVAFRTNLKVEPVVATASSVDRAIRRYYYGENPRIGPSATLDPSTYGLEGGRMIDMDDESETDPGSASPPAPAAVRGVAADAIPAGLAELSSRIESLEQTLTAEVRALRALVELLVEQGTIDRDTYLAKVRRG; encoded by the coding sequence ATGAGCACCGGACAGCCAAAGCTGCGTCTGGGCGAGCTGCTGATCGCCGCAGGCGTCCTGGACGAGACCCACCTCAACGCCGCCCTCGCCGAGCAGCGCAAGTGGGGCGGCAAGCTCGGCCGCGTCCTGGTGGACATGAAGCTGGTCTCCGAGGACCTGATGGTGAAGGCCCTCTCCCGCCAGCTGGGGCTGCCGCGCATCGATCTCGACACCCAGCAGCTGCCCCAGGCGGTCACCCAGGTCCTGGGCGTCGACGTCTGCGAGCGCTACGGGGTCTTCCCGGTGGGCGTCGATCGTCAGCGCCGGGCCATCCAGATCGCCGCCGCGGATCCCACGAACTACGAGGCCCTCGACGAGGTCGCCTTCCGGACGAACCTGAAGGTGGAGCCGGTGGTGGCGACGGCCAGCTCGGTGGACCGGGCGATCCGCCGCTACTACTACGGCGAGAACCCCCGGATCGGGCCGAGCGCGACCCTGGACCCCTCCACCTACGGGCTGGAGGGGGGCCGGATGATCGACATGGACGACGAGTCCGAGACCGATCCCGGCTCGGCGTCCCCGCCGGCGCCTGCCGCCGTGCGCGGCGTCGCGGCCGACGCGATCCCCGCCGGGCTGGCGGAGCTCTCCAGCCGGATCGAGTCCCTCGAGCAGACCCTCACGGCCGAGGTCCGCGCGCTGCGCGCCCTGGTCGAGCTCCTGGTGGAGCAGGGGACGATCGACCGGGACACCTATCTGGCGAAGGTCCGCCGGGGCTGA
- a CDS encoding ChaN family lipoprotein encodes MSQPLGNTALVALHREIYQRQRAEIDASVEGYSGGFRAYEKAYRQRVTGYRGILEYDEVVARAAARDVVHVGDYHTLTHAQRAFGKLVQRVLGHGRPVALGLEFVAGRHQRHVDSFLLGRLTERNFLKRIDYPEHHVFRIWPGFAPLFLLARELGLPVVALDLENASLVKRDEYAAGRLARFRQKHPQHQLMVLTGQLHVAPSHLPRALARACRRLGQDAPSQLSVYQNAEEIYWKLTARGLEHQAQAVEVSKEEICLVNTSPIVAQQSYLAHLHDDVGVDDGLESAPERTFKSMCRYLADFLEVELGDALDHVLVYTLGDLSFLSELERKKQFNRREVAYIRRRILERESCFLPRAGVVYLASLSVNHAAEEAAHFLRHVLTEDDGDRDGLVDAFYSRILNEAIAFFGSKVINPRRKCAHPPRLKALVDDWQRGDRKGLRHGDVRAAEVTLAHLRLEAGERVPGLRKIYAEADADLFNAVTHLLGYILGDRLYHAMVQGKVTKEQMRALFLDPLEEAGDTFHAYFHLSSRVRRVRIPQQP; translated from the coding sequence TTGAGCCAACCGCTCGGAAACACCGCGCTGGTCGCCCTTCACCGCGAGATCTACCAGCGGCAGCGCGCCGAGATCGACGCCTCGGTCGAGGGCTACAGCGGCGGGTTCCGGGCCTACGAGAAGGCCTACCGTCAGCGGGTCACCGGCTACCGGGGCATCCTCGAGTACGACGAGGTCGTCGCCCGGGCGGCCGCGCGGGACGTCGTCCACGTGGGCGACTACCACACCCTCACCCACGCCCAGCGCGCCTTCGGCAAGCTGGTGCAGCGGGTGCTGGGCCACGGCCGCCCGGTCGCCCTCGGGCTGGAGTTCGTCGCCGGCCGGCACCAGCGGCACGTGGACTCGTTCCTCCTGGGGCGGCTGACCGAGCGCAACTTCCTCAAGCGGATCGACTACCCCGAGCACCACGTCTTCCGGATCTGGCCGGGCTTCGCCCCCCTCTTCCTGCTCGCCCGGGAGCTGGGGCTGCCGGTGGTCGCCCTGGACCTGGAGAACGCCTCCCTCGTGAAGCGGGACGAGTACGCCGCCGGGCGCCTCGCCCGCTTCCGGCAGAAGCACCCCCAGCACCAGCTGATGGTGCTGACCGGCCAGCTCCACGTCGCGCCGAGCCACCTGCCCCGGGCCCTCGCCCGGGCCTGCCGCCGCCTCGGCCAGGACGCCCCCTCCCAGCTCTCGGTCTACCAGAACGCCGAGGAGATCTACTGGAAGCTGACGGCCCGGGGCCTGGAGCACCAGGCGCAGGCGGTGGAGGTGAGCAAGGAGGAGATCTGCCTGGTGAACACCTCGCCGATCGTGGCCCAGCAGAGCTACCTCGCTCACCTGCACGACGACGTCGGGGTGGACGACGGCCTGGAGTCCGCCCCCGAGCGCACCTTCAAGAGCATGTGCCGCTACCTGGCCGACTTCCTGGAGGTCGAGCTCGGCGACGCCCTCGACCACGTGCTCGTCTACACTTTGGGCGACCTCTCCTTCCTCTCGGAGCTGGAGCGCAAGAAGCAGTTCAACCGCCGGGAGGTCGCCTACATCCGGCGCCGGATCCTGGAGCGCGAGAGCTGCTTCCTGCCCCGGGCCGGCGTGGTCTACCTCGCCAGCCTCTCGGTGAACCACGCCGCGGAGGAGGCGGCCCACTTCCTTCGCCACGTGCTCACCGAGGACGACGGCGACCGGGACGGGCTGGTGGACGCCTTCTACTCCCGGATCCTCAACGAGGCGATCGCCTTCTTCGGCTCGAAGGTGATCAACCCCCGCCGCAAGTGCGCCCACCCCCCGCGCCTGAAGGCGCTGGTGGACGACTGGCAGCGCGGGGACCGCAAGGGCCTGCGCCACGGCGACGTGCGGGCCGCCGAGGTCACCCTGGCCCACCTGCGCCTCGAGGCGGGGGAGCGCGTCCCGGGCCTGCGGAAGATCTACGCCGAGGCGGACGCCGACCTCTTCAACGCGGTCACCCACCTGCTGGGCTACATCCTCGGAGATCGCCTCTACCACGCGATGGTGCAGGGCAAGGTCACCAAGGAGCAGATGCGCGCCCTCTTCCTCGACCCCCTCGAGGAAGCGGGTGACACCTTTCATGCCTACTTCCATCTCTCCTCGCGGGTGCGCCGGGTCCGGATCCCGCAGCAGCCCTAG